The following proteins come from a genomic window of Micromonospora zamorensis:
- a CDS encoding Na(+)/H(+) antiporter subunit C: MTESGAGPTLVLVLAVAVLVGCGVILLLERSLTRILLGVILLGNGVNLLILLGGRSGGAPIVGTGAVGQMSDPLPQAMVLTAIVITFGFTAFLLAVAYRSWYLTGDDEVPDDLEDRQIIRRADRNEAGAVDHGGEGPDADPEQVDPEPARRRLRRGKES, encoded by the coding sequence ATGACGGAGAGCGGTGCGGGACCGACGCTGGTGCTGGTGCTGGCCGTCGCGGTGCTGGTCGGGTGCGGGGTGATCCTGCTGTTGGAGCGCAGCCTGACCCGGATCCTGCTCGGGGTGATCCTGCTCGGCAACGGGGTGAACCTGTTGATCCTGCTGGGTGGGCGCTCGGGTGGGGCGCCGATCGTCGGCACCGGCGCGGTGGGGCAGATGAGTGATCCGCTGCCGCAGGCGATGGTGTTGACCGCCATCGTGATCACCTTCGGGTTCACCGCGTTCCTGCTCGCGGTGGCTTACCGCAGCTGGTATCTCACCGGCGACGACGAGGTGCCCGACGACCTTGAGGACCGGCAGATCATCCGCCGGGCGGACCGGAACGAGGCGGGCGCCGTCGACCACGGTGGAGAGGGCCCGGACGCCGACCCGGAGCAGGTCGATCCCGAGCCCGCCCGCCGTCGGCTCCGACGGGGGAAGGAGTCGTGA
- a CDS encoding Na+/H+ antiporter subunit E, with amino-acid sequence MTGTPEPAPDAPGPAVVGRGRLGRWRDQVVALGWLVVVWNLLWGDVNWGNLVGGLLVGGAVLVFYPLPAVSFGGRLRPGALLVFAGRFVVELVSASLHVARIAVQPGYRPRGAIIGVQLRVPSDLNLALTAEAVSLVPGTLILEVDRDSGTLYLHVLDTHGPADLEVARQRTLTIERRIVRAVGSAAELRRIETDPSEKGTRS; translated from the coding sequence GTGACCGGCACCCCTGAGCCGGCTCCCGACGCCCCCGGGCCCGCCGTGGTGGGGCGTGGCCGGCTCGGGCGCTGGCGCGACCAGGTGGTGGCACTCGGGTGGCTGGTGGTGGTCTGGAACCTGCTCTGGGGCGACGTCAACTGGGGCAACCTGGTCGGCGGCCTGCTGGTGGGCGGCGCGGTGCTGGTGTTCTACCCGCTGCCGGCGGTCAGCTTCGGCGGCCGGCTGCGGCCCGGGGCGCTGCTCGTCTTCGCCGGCCGGTTCGTCGTCGAGTTGGTCAGCGCGAGCCTGCACGTCGCCCGGATCGCCGTGCAACCCGGCTACCGGCCGCGCGGCGCGATCATCGGGGTCCAGTTGCGGGTGCCCAGTGACCTGAACCTGGCGCTCACCGCCGAGGCGGTCTCGCTGGTGCCGGGCACGTTGATCCTCGAGGTGGACCGGGATTCCGGAACGCTCTACCTGCACGTGCTGGACACCCACGGGCCGGCTGACCTGGAGGTGGCCCGGCAACGCACCCTCACCATCGAGCGGCGGATCGTCCGTGCGGTGGGCTCGGCCGCCGAACTGCGCCGCATCGAGACCGACCCGTCCGAGAAGGGAACCCGCTCGTGA
- the mnhG gene encoding monovalent cation/H(+) antiporter subunit G, whose amino-acid sequence MATIADWLGAGCLVAGAVLGLAAAIGVLRFPDPLSRMHAATKPQVLGVLLLLLGIMLRLRSPADLGMILLVAVFQLATAPVAAQMIGRAAYRSGRLDRSLLDADELAERGSGTGPAGPA is encoded by the coding sequence ATCGCCACGATCGCGGACTGGCTGGGCGCCGGTTGTCTGGTGGCCGGTGCCGTGCTCGGCCTGGCCGCCGCGATCGGCGTGCTGCGGTTCCCGGACCCGCTGAGCCGGATGCACGCGGCCACGAAGCCGCAGGTGCTCGGGGTGCTGCTGTTGCTGCTGGGGATCATGTTGCGGCTGCGGTCCCCGGCGGACCTGGGCATGATCCTGCTCGTGGCGGTCTTCCAGTTGGCGACCGCACCGGTCGCGGCCCAGATGATCGGGCGGGCCGCGTACCGGTCGGGGCGACTCGACCGGAGTCTCCTCGACGCCGATGAGCTGGCCGAACGCGGTTCCGGCACGGGGCCGGCGGGGCCGGCGTGA
- a CDS encoding monovalent cation/H+ antiporter complex subunit F, with the protein MTTFLAVVLTVLLSVTALLALVRLYRGPSLVDRVIAADMLLATMVGAVGAEAAVNRHATTLPVLVVLSLLGFVGSVSLVRFAVREQQ; encoded by the coding sequence GTGACCACGTTCCTGGCCGTCGTCCTCACCGTCCTGCTGTCGGTGACCGCGCTGCTCGCGCTGGTGCGCCTCTACCGTGGCCCGTCACTGGTGGACCGGGTGATCGCCGCGGACATGCTGCTCGCCACCATGGTCGGCGCGGTGGGCGCCGAGGCGGCGGTCAACCGGCACGCCACCACACTGCCCGTGCTGGTGGTGCTCTCCCTGCTCGGCTTCGTGGGCTCGGTGTCGCTGGTCCGCTTCGCGGTCCGGGAGCAGCAGTGA
- a CDS encoding Na+/H+ antiporter subunit D: MSALVPLPVVVPLLGAALTLLLAGKPRLQRAISVSCLGGTLAVALLLLVQAYRHGPVVVAVGGWPAPVGIVLVADQLAALMVVVSSAVTLCVLLYSIGQGGSETSESAPVSIFHPTYLVLTAGVTNAFLAGDLFNLFVGFEILLAASFVLITLGGTETRIRTGSTYVVVSILSSMIFLTSVGLVYAATGTLNLAQLAQRLDDLPDGVRLALELMLLLAFAIKAAVFPLSAWLPDSYPTAPAPVTAVFAGLLTKVGVYAIIRTETLLFPGGHADTLLMVVAGLTMVIGILGAVAQSDLKRLFSFTLVSHIGYMIFGVALSTVAGLSGAIFYVVHHITIQTTLFLVAGLVEERAGSTDLRRIGGLARVAPLLGVLFFVPAMNLAGVPPFSGFLGKLGLLQAGVAAGGPLPGVLVAAGTVTSLLTLYVASRVWNIAFWRAPRLATSEPAVPLPRLMIGATVALVALGLGLTLLAGPLFDVTTDAAADLRLRTPYVHAVLPGGVP, encoded by the coding sequence ATGAGCGCGTTGGTGCCGCTGCCGGTGGTGGTGCCACTGCTCGGTGCGGCGCTGACCCTGCTGCTGGCCGGGAAGCCCCGACTCCAACGCGCGATCAGCGTGTCCTGCCTGGGCGGCACGCTCGCCGTGGCGTTGCTGCTGCTCGTGCAGGCGTACCGGCACGGGCCGGTGGTGGTGGCGGTCGGTGGGTGGCCGGCACCGGTCGGCATCGTGCTGGTCGCCGACCAGTTGGCCGCGCTGATGGTGGTGGTCTCGTCGGCGGTGACCCTCTGCGTGCTGCTGTACTCGATCGGCCAGGGCGGCAGCGAGACGAGCGAGTCCGCCCCGGTGTCGATCTTCCACCCGACGTACCTGGTGCTCACCGCGGGCGTCACCAACGCGTTCCTGGCCGGTGACCTGTTCAACCTCTTCGTCGGCTTCGAGATCCTGCTGGCCGCGAGCTTCGTGCTGATCACGCTGGGAGGCACCGAGACCCGGATCCGCACCGGGTCGACGTACGTGGTGGTCAGCATCCTCTCCTCGATGATCTTCCTGACGTCGGTGGGTCTGGTGTACGCGGCCACCGGCACGCTCAACCTCGCCCAGCTCGCCCAGCGCCTCGACGACCTGCCCGACGGCGTCCGACTGGCCCTGGAGCTGATGCTGTTGCTGGCATTCGCGATCAAGGCGGCGGTCTTCCCGCTGTCGGCCTGGTTGCCGGACAGCTACCCCACCGCACCGGCCCCGGTCACCGCCGTCTTCGCGGGCCTGCTCACCAAGGTGGGCGTGTACGCGATCATCCGCACCGAGACGTTGCTGTTTCCCGGTGGGCACGCGGACACGTTGCTCATGGTCGTCGCCGGTCTGACCATGGTGATCGGCATCCTCGGCGCGGTGGCCCAGTCCGATTTGAAGCGGCTCTTCTCGTTCACCCTGGTCAGCCACATCGGCTACATGATCTTCGGGGTGGCGTTGAGCACCGTCGCCGGGCTCTCCGGCGCGATCTTCTACGTGGTGCACCACATCACCATCCAGACCACGTTGTTCCTCGTCGCCGGGCTGGTCGAGGAGCGCGCGGGCAGCACCGACCTGCGCCGCATCGGCGGGCTGGCCCGGGTGGCGCCGCTGCTGGGTGTGCTGTTCTTCGTCCCGGCCATGAACCTCGCCGGTGTGCCGCCGTTCTCCGGTTTCCTCGGCAAGCTCGGCCTGCTCCAGGCCGGCGTGGCGGCCGGCGGGCCGCTGCCCGGGGTGCTGGTGGCGGCTGGCACGGTGACCAGCCTGCTCACCCTCTACGTGGCGTCCCGGGTGTGGAACATCGCCTTCTGGCGCGCGCCCCGGCTGGCCACCAGCGAGCCGGCCGTCCCACTGCCGAGGCTGATGATCGGGGCCACCGTGGCCCTGGTCGCCCTCGGGCTGGGGCTGACCCTGCTGGCCGGTCCGCTCTTCGACGTCACCACGGACGCGGCCGCCGACCTGCGGCTGCGCACCCCGTACGTGCATGCCGTGCTGCCGGGCGGTGTGCCGTGA